The candidate division WOR-3 bacterium genome includes a window with the following:
- a CDS encoding pyridoxal phosphate-dependent aminotransferase, with the protein MRLAERMERLGTETAFDCLCRAKELECKMDVVHLEIGEPDFPTPRHIVEAAKQALDEGWTHYGPSAGLPELREAIAQYAGRLRGVKFFPEQVVVTPGGKPVMSFAIMALVENGDEVIYPNPGFPIYESMIEYMGGRPVPIRLREERGFRLDVEELVSLVNPRTKLIVINSPANPTGGVLTREDLRLIGEVALKYNIWILADEIYSEIVYEGQFESIAQFPEVQRRLIILDGFSKTFAMTGWRIGYGIMPAELAEKMARIETNINSCTATFIQRACLAALNGPHDEVDRMVAEFKRRRDFIVEGLNRLPGFRCNKPQGAFYAFPNIEGTGIDCKVLAHRLLEEEGVACLAGTCFGKFGDGFLRFSYANSIENIQRALERIERFLARR; encoded by the coding sequence ATGAGACTGGCAGAGAGGATGGAACGGTTGGGAACAGAAACCGCTTTCGACTGTTTGTGCCGGGCAAAGGAACTGGAGTGCAAAATGGATGTGGTTCATCTGGAGATTGGCGAACCGGATTTTCCGACACCCCGACATATTGTTGAGGCGGCAAAGCAGGCGCTGGATGAGGGCTGGACTCATTACGGTCCTTCAGCAGGTTTGCCTGAGTTACGGGAGGCAATCGCCCAGTATGCGGGTCGGCTGCGCGGGGTGAAGTTTTTCCCGGAGCAGGTTGTTGTCACGCCCGGTGGAAAGCCGGTGATGTCGTTTGCGATAATGGCGCTGGTTGAGAACGGTGATGAGGTGATTTATCCCAATCCGGGGTTCCCGATTTACGAATCGATGATTGAGTATATGGGCGGACGACCGGTTCCGATTCGACTCCGGGAGGAACGGGGGTTTCGACTGGATGTGGAGGAGTTGGTTTCACTGGTAAATCCTCGAACGAAACTGATTGTGATTAATTCGCCGGCAAACCCCACGGGTGGGGTTTTAACCCGGGAGGATTTGCGTTTGATTGGCGAAGTTGCCCTGAAGTACAATATCTGGATTCTCGCTGATGAGATTTACTCGGAGATTGTGTATGAAGGGCAGTTTGAGTCAATTGCGCAGTTTCCCGAAGTTCAGCGCCGTTTGATAATCCTCGACGGGTTTTCCAAGACCTTTGCGATGACCGGCTGGCGCATTGGCTACGGAATAATGCCGGCGGAACTTGCCGAGAAGATGGCACGGATTGAGACCAACATCAACTCCTGCACCGCGACTTTTATCCAGCGTGCCTGCCTTGCGGCGCTCAATGGTCCGCATGATGAGGTGGACCGGATGGTGGCAGAGTTCAAGCGGCGCCGGGACTTTATTGTCGAGGGTTTGAATCGGCTTCCGGGTTTTCGGTGCAACAAGCCGCAGGGCGCCTTCTATGCGTTTCCCAATATTGAAGGGACCGGGATTGATTGTAAGGTCCTGGCGCACCGTCTTCTTGAAGAGGAGGGTGTTGCCTGTCTTGCGGGAACCTGTTTTGGCAAATTCGGGGACGGGTTTTTGCGTTTCAGTTATGCGAATTCAATTGAGAATATCCAGCGGGCGCTGGAACGAATAGAGCGGTTCTTAGCCCGAAGATGA
- a CDS encoding aminotransferase class I/II-fold pyridoxal phosphate-dependent enzyme — MAGGPFAQRLSLLPPYLFSELNRFKARVRRGLIDLGEGNPDLAPEPALVRMLVRALKNQENHRYPGYSGKLSLRRAFARWYQRRFGVTLDPENEVVVLLGSKEGAAHLLWACCDRGDTVAVCDPGYPVYLNQSRLCGASLVLVPLEEKNDFLPDLDFISRLAPRLKLLCLNFPNNPTTAIASLSFYREVVALALKYGFYIVNDNVYSEIYFSQRPPSILQVPDSKGCVLELHSLSKTFSIPGWRLGVAVGNRDMLNALLKIKENVDSGPFGAIQDAAVFALSKGNKIAANVRRIYQRRRDVFVSELTRGGWSVNLPECTFYVWAKLPEWWQEMHNGSRSYAFCLKLIEQCRVVAAPGRGFGQQGEGFVRFALVAPENRLKIAGTRIRRWLAKTNQR, encoded by the coding sequence GTGGCAGGTGGTCCTTTTGCGCAAAGGCTGTCGCTGCTTCCCCCTTATCTTTTTTCTGAACTGAATCGGTTTAAGGCGCGGGTCCGACGCGGGTTGATTGACCTGGGGGAAGGCAACCCTGATTTGGCACCAGAACCAGCGCTCGTTAGGATGCTTGTCCGAGCCTTAAAAAATCAGGAGAACCATCGTTACCCTGGATATTCAGGAAAACTGAGTTTACGGCGTGCCTTTGCCCGATGGTATCAGCGGCGGTTTGGGGTCACACTGGACCCGGAAAATGAGGTAGTGGTGCTATTGGGTTCAAAAGAGGGTGCGGCTCATCTGCTCTGGGCTTGCTGTGACCGGGGTGATACGGTTGCGGTCTGCGACCCGGGCTATCCAGTTTATCTTAATCAAAGCAGGTTGTGCGGGGCGTCGCTTGTGCTTGTACCCCTCGAAGAAAAAAACGATTTTCTTCCGGACCTTGATTTCATCAGCCGGCTTGCCCCCCGGCTGAAACTCCTCTGCCTGAACTTTCCCAATAACCCCACGACCGCAATTGCTTCGCTCAGTTTTTACCGGGAAGTTGTTGCCCTGGCATTGAAATATGGATTCTATATTGTCAATGACAATGTCTATTCGGAAATCTACTTTTCCCAGCGACCGCCTTCCATCCTTCAAGTCCCGGACAGCAAAGGCTGTGTGCTTGAGTTGCACTCACTATCCAAGACCTTTTCCATACCAGGCTGGCGGCTCGGGGTTGCGGTTGGTAATAGAGATATGCTCAATGCGCTGTTAAAGATAAAGGAGAATGTTGACTCCGGACCGTTTGGGGCGATTCAGGACGCTGCGGTCTTTGCCCTGAGTAAGGGCAATAAAATAGCGGCGAATGTACGCCGAATATACCAGCGGCGCCGGGATGTTTTTGTAAGCGAATTAACCCGCGGGGGGTGGAGTGTTAATTTACCAGAGTGCACATTTTATGTCTGGGCAAAACTGCCCGAATGGTGGCAGGAGATGCACAACGGTTCCCGTTCCTACGCATTTTGCCTGAAGTTGATTGAGCAGTGCCGGGTTGTTGCTGCCCCGGGTCGGGGTTTTGGCCAACAGGGCGAAGGGTTTGTCCGATTTGCGCTGGTTGCGCCGGAAAACCGGCTTAAGATTGCGGGTACCCGGATTCGGCGCTGGCTCGCTAAGACGA